The Saprospiraceae bacterium genome includes a window with the following:
- a CDS encoding 1,4-dihydroxy-6-naphthoate synthase, giving the protein MSKKLTFAFSPCPNDTFMFEPIVNNKVDLKGLEFEIIMEDVEYLNKAALHQKFDITKLSFNAFTQLTDHYQLLHSGSALGRNCGPLLISKKKYELQDVENLKIVIPGKNTTAYLLLKYAFPNLQEADELLFSEIENKISDEIYDAGLIIHENRFTYAEKGLHKIIDLGEYWEKITGFPIPLGGIVIRKSISGQTKKTVDSIMYDSIAYAFAHPEDGLPFIRQHAQEMNDDVMKQHINLYVNDFSAKMNDDGKKAIAALFEFVAREKNEQAKSLTDLFVPE; this is encoded by the coding sequence ATGAGTAAAAAATTGACTTTTGCATTTTCACCCTGTCCGAATGACACCTTTATGTTTGAACCTATAGTAAATAATAAAGTAGATCTGAAAGGGCTTGAATTTGAAATTATAATGGAAGATGTTGAATATCTCAACAAAGCTGCGTTACATCAAAAATTTGATATCACCAAACTTAGTTTTAATGCTTTTACCCAATTGACGGATCACTATCAGTTGCTCCACTCAGGCAGTGCATTAGGCAGAAACTGTGGGCCACTTCTGATATCAAAGAAAAAATACGAGCTACAAGATGTTGAAAATTTAAAAATAGTTATTCCCGGCAAAAATACAACCGCATATCTCCTATTAAAATATGCTTTCCCCAACCTGCAAGAAGCAGATGAATTGTTATTTTCTGAAATTGAAAATAAAATATCCGATGAGATCTATGATGCAGGATTGATTATTCATGAAAACAGATTTACTTATGCAGAAAAAGGACTTCATAAAATAATAGATCTGGGAGAATATTGGGAAAAAATTACAGGTTTCCCGATCCCCTTAGGTGGAATAGTTATCAGAAAAAGCATCAGTGGTCAAACAAAAAAAACGGTAGACAGTATTATGTATGACAGTATTGCATACGCATTTGCACATCCTGAAGACGGATTACCATTTATTCGTCAACATGCACAGGAAATGAATGATGACGTCATGAAGCAACATATCAACCTTTATGTCAATGACTTTTCTGCTAAAATGAATGATGATGGCAAAAAAGCAATCGCTGCTTTATTTGAATTTGTAGCTCGTGAGAAAAATGAACAAGCAAAATCGCTAACTGATTTATTTGTACCGGAATAA
- a CDS encoding RluA family pseudouridine synthase — MNIKGLKIIYEDNHLIAVNKEAGVLVHGDETGDTTLADMVKYYIKQKYNKPGDVFLGVIHRIDRPVSGVVVFARTSKALTRMNEMLRDKQIRKKYFALVSFRPDPLSGTLTHHLVKDSSKNIVKAHASPKKDTKEAVLEYELKGELDGKVLLEIRPITGRPHQIRVQLSKIGSPIIGDLKYGGTYALPDQSIGLHCSEMQFKHPVKDEIITIKAATPKKFPWNIFTYY; from the coding sequence ATGAATATCAAAGGATTAAAGATCATTTACGAGGACAACCATCTGATCGCAGTGAACAAAGAAGCCGGTGTGTTGGTGCATGGAGATGAGACAGGTGATACGACTCTTGCAGATATGGTCAAGTATTATATCAAACAGAAGTATAATAAGCCGGGAGATGTGTTTCTCGGAGTCATTCATCGTATCGACAGGCCGGTGAGTGGTGTTGTGGTATTTGCCAGAACTTCCAAAGCATTGACAAGGATGAATGAAATGCTGAGAGATAAACAGATACGAAAAAAGTATTTTGCATTAGTTTCCTTCCGACCTGACCCGTTGTCCGGAACTTTAACCCATCATTTGGTGAAAGACTCATCCAAGAACATCGTCAAAGCACATGCCAGTCCTAAAAAGGACACAAAAGAAGCAGTACTTGAATATGAATTAAAAGGTGAACTGGACGGTAAAGTTTTATTGGAAATACGTCCCATAACCGGCAGACCACACCAGATCAGAGTGCAGTTGAGTAAAATCGGTTCTCCCATTATCGGAGACTTAAAATACGGTGGTACATATGCATTGCCGGATCAAAGCATCGGTTTGCATTGCAGCGAGATGCAGTTTAAGCATCCTGTTAAAGATGAAATCATCACTATCAAGGCTGCAACACCCAAAAAATTCCCCTGGAATATTTTTACCTACTATTGA
- the fsa gene encoding fructose-6-phosphate aldolase produces MKFFIDTANLDQIREAMDLGILDGVTTNPSLMAKEGITGHKNIMLHYKKICKIVDGGDVSAEVIATDYKTMVEEGKKLASIAENIVVKVPMIKEGVKAIAYFSEHGIATNCTLIFSAGQAILAAKAGATYLSPFIGRLDDVTWDGMKLIEEIASIYSMQGYMTEILAASIRTPLHIVQAAKAGADVVTCPLSSILGLLNHPLTDIGLAKFLEDHNKANNL; encoded by the coding sequence ATGAAATTTTTTATTGATACAGCCAATCTTGATCAGATCAGAGAAGCAATGGATTTGGGTATTCTGGATGGAGTCACTACCAATCCATCCTTAATGGCTAAAGAAGGGATCACCGGACATAAAAACATTATGCTCCACTATAAAAAAATATGTAAAATTGTAGATGGGGGAGATGTATCCGCTGAAGTCATCGCAACGGATTATAAAACGATGGTAGAAGAAGGTAAAAAATTAGCTTCCATTGCTGAAAATATCGTTGTGAAAGTACCGATGATCAAAGAAGGTGTAAAAGCGATTGCCTATTTTTCTGAACATGGGATCGCGACCAACTGCACATTGATATTTTCTGCCGGTCAGGCTATACTCGCTGCAAAAGCCGGTGCAACATACCTGTCCCCGTTTATTGGCAGGCTGGATGATGTTACCTGGGATGGGATGAAATTGATTGAAGAAATTGCTTCTATCTATTCTATGCAGGGGTACATGACAGAAATTCTGGCGGCATCTATACGTACACCACTACACATCGTTCAGGCCGCCAAAGCCGGTGCAGATGTGGTCACTTGTCCATTGAGTTCGATCTTAGGATTACTGAATCATCCTTTGACAGATATCGGACTTGCTAAATTTTTGGAAGACCACAATAAAGCAAACAATCTGTAA
- a CDS encoding DUF3696 domain-containing protein — translation MVSEIQFTNYKIFKEKQSLKLKPITVLLGKNNSGKSAVAKLPLMIGELLKNQPISLKIRVGSDSRNSVELGSAFKDLVYNRSEIGILTLSMIADKEIIECLFNQRDVLFELKFNGISIDLDNEYYMTIPSKKLDLSNFRFNTDYIGAIRVTPDGDYQNSAEKFDKIGINGQNAYPILIQDYENDSKLLNKISHWYSDKFEGWRIDIKKIESSEIKYEVVLENGLSSINIKQTGQGIHQVLPLIVRSYMPETSPTLIVVEEPETHLHPAAHGDLAQRFVESVLEDTNKRYLIETHSQNFVLRIRRLIAEKKIKPSDVVIYYADYNEDSKSSELSLIDIDENGNLPNDDWPTGVFSEASIEVRGILNAQMKYSSVDD, via the coding sequence ATGGTTTCCGAAATACAATTCACTAATTATAAGATTTTCAAAGAAAAACAATCTTTGAAACTAAAACCAATAACTGTATTATTAGGAAAAAACAATTCTGGAAAAAGTGCAGTTGCAAAGCTACCATTGATGATTGGTGAATTGCTTAAAAATCAACCAATAAGTTTGAAAATAAGGGTAGGATCTGATAGTAGAAATTCAGTTGAATTAGGATCGGCATTTAAAGATCTAGTTTACAATAGAAGCGAGATTGGAATTCTTACTTTATCGATGATAGCTGATAAAGAAATAATAGAGTGTTTGTTTAATCAAAGAGATGTACTTTTTGAATTAAAATTTAATGGAATTAGTATAGATTTGGATAATGAGTACTATATGACAATTCCGAGTAAAAAACTTGATTTGTCAAACTTCAGATTCAATACTGATTACATAGGTGCAATAAGAGTCACCCCAGATGGAGATTATCAGAATTCTGCTGAAAAGTTTGATAAAATTGGTATTAATGGGCAAAATGCATATCCAATCTTAATCCAAGATTATGAAAATGACAGTAAATTACTTAACAAGATTAGTCATTGGTATTCAGACAAATTTGAAGGTTGGAGAATAGATATTAAAAAAATCGAATCGAGTGAAATAAAATATGAAGTTGTATTAGAAAATGGATTATCCAGTATTAATATCAAGCAGACTGGACAAGGCATTCATCAAGTACTACCTCTCATTGTTCGCTCATATATGCCTGAAACTTCACCTACTCTAATAGTTGTAGAAGAACCTGAAACACATTTGCATCCTGCAGCACATGGAGATCTGGCACAGAGATTTGTAGAGTCGGTGTTGGAAGATACTAATAAAAGGTATTTGATTGAGACACATTCTCAAAATTTTGTATTACGGATAAGAAGACTTATTGCTGAAAAAAAGATTAAACCATCTGATGTAGTAATATATTACGCTGATTATAACGAAGATTCTAAAAGCAGTGAACTAAGTCTAATAGACATAGACGAAAATGGAAATTTGCCTAATGATGATTGGCCTACTGGAGTTTTCAGCGAAGCATCGATAGAAGTTAGAGGGATATTAAACGCTCAAATGAAATATTCTAGCGTAGATGATTAA